The following DNA comes from Acidobacteriota bacterium.
ATCCATTCCCAACAGGCTCGACGGTGTTAAGCCGACCGGCCCATCCTCGGTATTCAACGACAACACCATCCGATCGCCGAAGGAGTAAACATAGGCCAGGCCCGCTTTATCGGCAGCCAGTTTTTGCAACATGTTCTGATGCTCTTTCGACGCGCCCTCGATCATGCCAGCGCGCTTCGCCAATGGCGCGACGATGGAACTGACATTGTAAAAAACCAGCGCCGAGAAGTTGGCTTGCTTGTCCGCCGGCAGCGCCGCTTTGAACTTCGCCGATTGCGGCAGCGTGTAACCAGACTCGCGGTACTTGATCGCGTTCTCGACCAGCGCGCGGCTGGGCGCGGCGATCAAGAAACCGTAGGCGTAGGCGTAATTCACTTCGCCCAAACCGCTCGCCGGTTTCAGGCGATAAAACGTGCGGCCATTGCTTTGCGCGTTCTCCCACACGAGTTGCGGTTTGTCTTTGGCGACGAGTTCTTTGTTCAACTCAACCACCGCACGTTCAAAGCTTTGCTGCAACCCGGCGGGATCATTGACTTCGCAAACCACTTTCCACGAAGGCGTTGGCAACACCGGCCCGTCCACTGCCACGGCGATTTCGCCGCCCAGCTTCGCGGCAAAATCGTCGCGCAAGCTGATGCCGTGCTGCGTTTGCAGGTTGATGAATTCCTGCCAGGCCGCGGCATCCGCCGTCTTGAGCGTATTCATCAAGTCGTCATACATCGCCGCCGGGTTCTGCACCACGAAAGCCGCGACCACGTTGGCGTCGGGCGAGATGAATTGCAGCGCGCCCATCGGCCCCGGCGCGGCCAGCCACGAAGCCAGCCCGTGTTGCGGCGCGCCGTTGGCGCTGTCAAAGGTCACGACCGCACGATTCTGCGGCTGGCCGTTCACGTCTTTGAGTTCGGCGATGAAATGCCGCATCTGATTGACGCCGAGTTGATTCAGCACCGCCGCATCCTTGCCGCCGCGTTGCGTGTCTTGCGCCAGCTCACGGCCAATCAATTGACCGAGGTCAGCGCCGATCACCAGGCCCGCGCCTTCGCGGTAAACATCGGCTAAGCGTGCGTGGAAGGGCGTTGCATTGAAGCGATTTGCCACCGCGCCTTTCGCGCTCGCTGCCACTGTTTGCAGCGTCGTCAATTCGGTTGAAGCCACGACCACATCGTTATTGAGCCAGATCATCAAGTGTTCGTTCTTGCTGCCGTCTTTGCTTTGCTTGGCGGGCGCGGTCGCTGCCAGGGGATCGTCAATCAGCAACACGTGCTCTTTGCCACCTTCGACATTCGCCAACTGCTGTTGCAGGAAGGCGCGGAAGCCGTTCGGGTCTTTCACTTCAGCCAGCGCCAGCACGGCATCTTTTTCTCCACCGACGGCAATCTCCTGTCCGATGAATTGACCGAACTCGGTGAGCTTGGCGACCACGTCACCCAGTTCGTGCTTCTTTTTGCCGTCTTTGCCAGTCTGTTGTTCGTCGTACCAAGCACGCAATTCGGGATTGGTCTCGATGTTCTGTTGCAAAATGTTGTTAGCCTGGGCCAGCGTCTGGCTCAGGTTCGGAATCGCCGCGTAAAAGACCGTGCCTTCCGGCATCAGGTCGAGCAGCCGCGTCGAATAGCGATTGCCCGGCATTGCCACTTTGGCGTCAATCTCGCGCTTGACCGCAGCCAAAACCTGTTTGTACTTGTCGGCATCGCGGCTCCACGCCACTTCGTCTTTGACCGGCACGGGCGCGATGCTCACGTGCGTCGCCAGTTGTTCGCCAGGATGCAGCACAGTCTTCTGACCGGCGCGATCCACCTGCACTTCGCCCTCGACGACGGAGATGCGCGAACCTTTGGTGCCGCTGTTGACCGCAAAGGTCGTCCCCGTGACCGCCGCTAAACTGTCCGGCGTGGCGACGTAAAGCTTTTTGCCGCCTTGTTTCGCGGCTTGCACGATGATTGCGCCGCGTTCGAGATTGATCGTGATGCCGCTGGCCGTTTGATTGACCGCGAATTCGGAGCGTTCGCGCGTTTCGATCAGCGAACCGTCGCTGAGTTTGACGACCGCGCCGGCTTCCTTCGCCGTGCGCAAGCGCTCGCCGCGCGACAATTGTTCGCCCGCCTTGAGCGCCAGCGTTTGATTCTCGGCCACGCGGTAAACCGGCCCGCTCGCCGCTTCGACGGTCGCCGTCAACGCAGTGCCTGGCAGCATCTGCGAAACCAACGGCCAAGCGAACACGCCAAAACCGAGCACGACCGCAGCCGCCAACGCCCATTTCATCGCTGGCATTTGGAACCAGTTGAATTTGGGAGTGGCTTCTTTGTAGGCCGCCTGAGCCTTCGCGCCGTGACGCGCTTCTTTCAGCGCTTTGCGGCAGGGCACGCATTCACGGGTGTGATCTTCGAGCAGCATCGTGCGGGCGCTGCTCAAGAAACCGCCCAAATACGCCGGGATCAAGCCTTGGAAATCGTCGCAGCCGCGCAAATGCTCGACCGTCGCGACACCGGCTTGGGCCGCCGCCTGTTTGTGGCCGAGGCGCGTTTGCACACGCTCTGCCGCCGCCTTGACCGTGGTGTCATCCAGCTTTTCGTTGCGAATGCCCGTCGTCACATCATCAAACAATTCGTTTAGTTTTTGATTCTTCATCATTGCAGTCCTCCTTAGTACTTTGGCTTATCAATTTGGGGCTTATCAATTTGGCTGCCGGTTAAACCGTCAGTTTCGTCTCCAGATATGAACCCAACTCTTTTTTGACGCGCGCCCGTGCCCTGTGCAGGAGCACGGCCACGACCATTGGCGAAGTCCCCATCCGCGCTGCGATCTCTTGGTTATCAAAGCCCTCGAAATACCGCAGCACAAACATCTCCGCCTGATTCTCGCCTAACTTGCCGACCGCCTTGCGCACGGCCCGGCGCAACTCGCGCTCTTCCTGCAACGCGGCGGGGCTGGCCGAACCGCTGGGCAACAACTCCGGTGCGACATCGTCGAACGCGACCACCGCAGCCCGCCCGCGTTGCCGCAACAAATCCAACGCCGCATTGATCGCCGCGCGGTGCAAATAGCTGGCCGGATTTGGTTCCAGGTTTAATTCCTCCCCCCGTTTCGCCAGCCGGTAAAAAACCGTCTGTAACACGTCCTCGGCATCCACCACACTGCCCGTCACGCGATAGGCCGCGCGGAACACGCGGTCGTAATGTTCGCTGAAGAGGCTCTCCAACGAAGCGCGCGCGGGCGGCGTCGGCGTGCCGGGAATCGCTCGTAAATGTGTCGCCGTAGCTCTCACTGCTTCCTCCTGTTCTGGCGTCTGTCTTGTGTATAAATCTTCTGTCATCTGGCAAAACGCTTTAGGGTGGAATGAATTAACAGCGTGAGTGCAAAAAAATCTCGCTACTCGCGACCCAAAACCTGCGAGTTCGTTAAAGCCATAAAACAAAAGAGAATACGGAGCAAACGGAAATAACAGAACAGACGGAAAAGGCCAGACAGTTGAGCCGGCTTCCGTGTGTTCCGTTATTTCCGTTTGTTCTGTAATCTCCTTCTCTTGACTGGGTCAGTTAAGCAGCGGCCGGAATCACATCTACACCCAAATATGGCACCAATGCCTCTGGCACACGCACCGAACCATCCGATTGCTGATAATTTTCAAGAATCGCCAGCCACGTGCGGCCCACCGCCAAGCCGGAGCCATTTAGCGTATGCACGAATTCCGTCTTTGACTTGCCGTCGCGCTTAAACCGAATCTGCGCGCGCCGTGCCTGGAACGCATCGCAATTCGAGCAGGACGAAATCTCGCGGTAGGTGTTCTGGCTGGGCAACCACACCTCAATGTCGTAAGTCTTCGACGCCGAAAAGCCCATGTCGCCCGTCGAGAGCGTCACCGTGCGATAGGGCAGCCCCAGCAATTGCAGCACACGCTCGGCATTGGCCGTCATCTTTTCCAATTCGTCATAGGAATCTTCCGGCTTGGTCAGCTTGACCAGTTCGACCTTGTCGAATTGATGCTGGCGAATCAGGCCGCGCACATCGCGTCCATAACTGCCCGCTTCTGACCGGAAGCAGGGCGTGTAAGCCGTGTAATAGAGCGGCAAATCTTTCTCTTCCAAAATCTCGTCGCGGT
Coding sequences within:
- a CDS encoding sigma-70 family RNA polymerase sigma factor, which gives rise to MRATATHLRAIPGTPTPPARASLESLFSEHYDRVFRAAYRVTGSVVDAEDVLQTVFYRLAKRGEELNLEPNPASYLHRAAINAALDLLRQRGRAAVVAFDDVAPELLPSGSASPAALQEERELRRAVRKAVGKLGENQAEMFVLRYFEGFDNQEIAARMGTSPMVVAVLLHRARARVKKELGSYLETKLTV
- a CDS encoding FecR domain-containing protein — translated: MMKNQKLNELFDDVTTGIRNEKLDDTTVKAAAERVQTRLGHKQAAAQAGVATVEHLRGCDDFQGLIPAYLGGFLSSARTMLLEDHTRECVPCRKALKEARHGAKAQAAYKEATPKFNWFQMPAMKWALAAAVVLGFGVFAWPLVSQMLPGTALTATVEAASGPVYRVAENQTLALKAGEQLSRGERLRTAKEAGAVVKLSDGSLIETRERSEFAVNQTASGITINLERGAIIVQAAKQGGKKLYVATPDSLAAVTGTTFAVNSGTKGSRISVVEGEVQVDRAGQKTVLHPGEQLATHVSIAPVPVKDEVAWSRDADKYKQVLAAVKREIDAKVAMPGNRYSTRLLDLMPEGTVFYAAIPNLSQTLAQANNILQQNIETNPELRAWYDEQQTGKDGKKKHELGDVVAKLTEFGQFIGQEIAVGGEKDAVLALAEVKDPNGFRAFLQQQLANVEGGKEHVLLIDDPLAATAPAKQSKDGSKNEHLMIWLNNDVVVASTELTTLQTVAASAKGAVANRFNATPFHARLADVYREGAGLVIGADLGQLIGRELAQDTQRGGKDAAVLNQLGVNQMRHFIAELKDVNGQPQNRAVVTFDSANGAPQHGLASWLAAPGPMGALQFISPDANVVAAFVVQNPAAMYDDLMNTLKTADAAAWQEFINLQTQHGISLRDDFAAKLGGEIAVAVDGPVLPTPSWKVVCEVNDPAGLQQSFERAVVELNKELVAKDKPQLVWENAQSNGRTFYRLKPASGLGEVNYAYAYGFLIAAPSRALVENAIKYRESGYTLPQSAKFKAALPADKQANFSALVFYNVSSIVAPLAKRAGMIEGASKEHQNMLQKLAADKAGLAYVYSFGDRMVLSLNTEDGPVGLTPSSLLGMDGGVGLGQLFKGLSH